One Oryzias latipes chromosome 21, ASM223467v1 genomic window, ATATATTTCATTTCAGTAATTGGGAAAATTGATGCAATTTGTCATCCCATGTTGattatgttttgtttccttttattgGGCAATTCTGTCTAACAGTCAGATCGTTCTGAGGTCTTTGAACAAATCAACGCAAGGGAGCACAAACATCTGTGGTAATgagaaatgataaaaacttaAACAAGCAAGCTCATTGTGACAAACATGCTGCTTTGCTGCTTGCAGATTGATTGTCCTTCATCTATCTGTTCTCAGGTGTTTGGACTCCTATGTTGAGCCAGTTTTGCTCAGTATTGATGCAGGCACatttcactgtttttgtttttgtgagagCTACTTTAGATCTGACAGAGAAACATATACATCTTGTTCCGTACTGAATCTTGTAATTCTTGCCGGTTGGTTTCATATCGAACTGTTCAGcaccctttaaaaacatgatagcCTTTGTGGCATAGTCTTACATATGAACATGTGCTCTCATGATTTTGTGTGCAAATCTAAAAAAGTAAAGAGGAGTTTATAACAGAATGAGTGGCAGAATGCTGTTTTTCTATGAACGCATTTGATGCCTTTAACTGAACTCATTTAAAAAGGACTTTAAAACTGTgataatgtaaataaaaaggacTAATGGTGTTGATGTGTCCAGCCAATTTTTCCTGGTAAAAGCTTTTTCTCTACCCCGATTGTCCTGAAACAACCCACAGTCATGGTTTTGATGTCACCTAGTTTctactatttttttatgtaactgtGTAAATGTTCCAGCTCAGAAGAAAATTCACAAACTCAACAGCACAGACAGCTTAAAGCTCCCCCACATTTATATATTTCAAAGCAAGTCTGTCCGTGTAGAGTTCCAGTTCAAAATGTCTCTGCTGTCAGTTTTTCAACACGCATTTTGACTCTGTACAAAGGTGTGTCAGCACAGGATTGAGaccagcagcaggagaacaaaGACGGAACATGCAGGGAGCTGTAGTGCGTTTATGGTGATGGCAGATGATGATTGAGGCCGTTTCTTCTGCCGGGGTCCGTTACACAGTGGTGTGTTGCAGCAGGTGATGCACACGGAGTTGAGCTTGCCCGTACAGAACTGCTGGTAGCCAGAGGAAGCGATAAGACAGGCTCCTGATGAGGCGCAGGACTTACGGTAGTGCATtcctgaagttaaaaaaaaagacattggtTTTGTAGTGGGATGATAGGATGGAGTGCGTTTGTGCATGATGATTGCATGTAATTTTTGGATAGACATATTTTCTTTGATCTTGGGGTTTGTAACTTTAAGGGAAATTATAcgtaaatgtcttttttggaTTTACGCTGATGTGCCTAGATCAGCCAAGTCATCACGCCAaccttatttttaaaatcagcCTCTCAGTAAAAGCACGGTGTAAGCATTAAGCAGTAGACCTAAATGGAAGACTCTGGAGGAATCCATGTGTGgggaaattttttttaaaatcataactCAAcagaacaaagcaaaacaactgCAAAACTGACAGGAAAGCAGAAGTGCAGGAGCTTTTTCATGaagttttaaactgttttaaaaatgaaactagGTGTTTATCCAACAGAAAGTATTTATGCACAGAAATTGTCTGAAGCAAGAATGTGCATACCCTCTTTTCTGCAAATTATACTTCATACATCTAAAACTGCTTAAAACTGAGTACAGTTTCACAGACTCCATGAATTGCCTAGTCTACTCCTGTTACTGATTATGCAAATAAGTCTAAATAACATCAGTTTTTGTCTGAACAATAACGATGAGCGTGCAAAatatgtcttttaaaaaaagaattttcacAGAATGTATAATGAGCAGACTTTCAGCATTGGTAAAAGCAAAggaaagtttttcatttattgataTAATGATCTCAAACAAAAACACCCACAACAAAAATCAATGTAAAACCAAGACAGTTGTTGCAGCACACAAGTGAAGCATGCATTTTAGCTGCATGAGGGTAATCAGGTGTAAAACAATGTGTAAGTGGCTCATATGaggattttcactttgtgacatttatatacaccctgcgacagactggcgacctgtccagggtgtcccctgcctttgcccacaagtggccgggattggctctggcagccccgtgaccccaaaagggaatgaACGGTAGAAGATGATGACATTCATATGCAAACAACTTGGCAATGCTGGAAGCCACTTTTTAGGTTTGGCTGGGTCATTGCAAAAACAGCGTCATCATCCTGTGTGTGCCATCTGCTGGAAACCAAGGACGACATTTCTGTCAAAAATGCCCACTTCAGGATGATGAAAGGTGCAAGTCTGATCAAAACTGTTCTCCAACCCTGATGTAAAAAGGGCCTGCGCTGTAACACTGCAAAAATATTTAGAGATATATACTAAACAATAGACATAACAACTCAGGTGTGG contains:
- the lypd1 gene encoding ly6/PLAUR domain-containing protein 1 isoform X2, which translates into the protein MRLLTVSTLLLSFSPGLALQIQCYQCEEMTHDCSTPEFIVNCTVNVQDTCQKEVLVKDDGMHYRKSCASSGACLIASSGYQQFCTGKLNSVCITCCNTPLCNGPRQKKRPQSSSAITINALQLPACSVFVLLLLVSILC